One stretch of Bosea vaviloviae DNA includes these proteins:
- a CDS encoding hydantoinase B/oxoprolinase family protein, whose amino-acid sequence MTMTLDPVTLAVLKGRLEQIANEMDATLYRSAFNPIIAEAHDACHGLYHATTGATLVQGTSGLPIFVGAMAFAVKAVIDRVEAGAINDPGDTWLFNDPYEGGTHLNDMRLVRPIFRDGKLFCWLASVGHWLDVGGNVPGNFNAKATESFQEGFRIPPVKLVRRYEFQHDIVEILNANSRLPQSNWGDLNGQLNALDLGEQRLDALLADYGVATVDAALDAFSARAEALMRAEIAALPDGRYSFDDFLDNDGITDTPLRIALDLTIAGDLMTLDFSRSAPPCQGPLNIAYSTAVACCYVALKHIFPHVPANAGVLKPISFIIPDSTLLGVKAPKPVGGYTETILRVIDTVFGVFAQIAPERANGSPYATINALSLAGHRDDGSRFVMFSFFGGGLGGNPEGDGLNHGNNPISTATIPPAEILEAAYPVMFTQWALRPDSGGAGRHRGGCGAIYEIEALAQSGADVFLLGERGKFPPFGVAGGGPAAMNRFVYDGPDGPTSPPLVTKITDIHIAKGQRVRLESPGGGGYGHPRERDAAAVRRDVANGYVSAEAAQAQYGVDAS is encoded by the coding sequence ATGACCATGACGCTCGATCCCGTCACGCTCGCCGTGCTGAAGGGCCGGCTGGAGCAGATCGCCAACGAGATGGACGCGACGCTCTACCGCTCCGCTTTCAACCCGATCATCGCCGAGGCGCATGACGCCTGCCACGGCCTCTACCACGCCACCACCGGCGCGACCCTGGTGCAGGGTACCTCGGGCCTGCCGATCTTCGTCGGCGCCATGGCCTTTGCGGTGAAGGCAGTGATCGACAGGGTCGAGGCCGGCGCCATCAACGACCCCGGCGACACCTGGCTCTTCAACGACCCCTATGAGGGCGGCACGCATCTCAACGACATGCGCCTGGTGCGGCCGATCTTCCGCGACGGCAAACTGTTCTGCTGGCTGGCCTCGGTCGGCCACTGGCTCGATGTCGGCGGCAATGTGCCCGGCAATTTCAACGCGAAGGCGACGGAAAGCTTTCAGGAGGGCTTCCGCATCCCGCCGGTGAAGCTCGTGCGCAGGTACGAATTCCAGCACGACATCGTCGAGATCCTGAATGCCAATTCGCGCCTGCCGCAATCGAACTGGGGCGATCTCAACGGCCAGTTGAACGCGCTCGATCTCGGCGAGCAGCGCCTCGACGCGCTCTTGGCGGACTACGGCGTCGCCACCGTCGATGCCGCGCTCGACGCCTTCAGCGCCCGCGCCGAGGCGCTGATGCGCGCCGAGATCGCAGCCCTCCCGGATGGCCGCTATTCCTTCGACGATTTCCTCGACAATGACGGCATCACCGACACCCCGCTCAGGATCGCGCTCGACCTGACGATCGCGGGCGATCTGATGACGCTCGATTTCTCGCGCTCGGCCCCGCCATGCCAGGGCCCACTCAACATCGCCTATTCCACCGCGGTCGCCTGCTGCTATGTTGCGCTGAAGCACATTTTTCCGCATGTCCCGGCCAATGCCGGCGTGCTGAAGCCGATCAGCTTCATCATCCCCGACAGCACCCTGCTCGGCGTCAAGGCACCCAAGCCCGTCGGCGGCTATACCGAGACGATCCTGCGCGTCATCGACACCGTCTTCGGCGTCTTCGCCCAGATCGCGCCCGAGCGCGCCAATGGCTCGCCCTACGCCACGATCAACGCGCTCTCGCTGGCTGGCCATCGCGACGACGGCTCGCGCTTCGTGATGTTCTCCTTCTTCGGCGGGGGCTTGGGCGGCAATCCCGAAGGCGACGGCCTCAACCACGGCAATAATCCGATCTCGACCGCGACGATCCCGCCGGCCGAAATCCTCGAAGCCGCCTATCCCGTGATGTTCACGCAATGGGCGCTGCGGCCCGATTCCGGCGGAGCCGGCCGTCATCGCGGCGGCTGCGGCGCGATCTACGAGATCGAGGCGCTGGCGCAGTCGGGCGCGGATGTCTTCCTGCTCGGCGAGCGCGGCAAATTCCCGCCCTTCGGCGTCGCCGGGGGCGGCCCGGCCGCGATGAACCGCTTCGTCTATGACGGCCCGGACGGCCCGACATCGCCGCCACTCGTCACCAAGATCACTGACATCCACATCGCCAAGGGCCAGCGCGTCCGGCTCGAAAGCCCCGGCGGCGGCGGCTATGGCCACCCAAGGGAGCGCGATGCGGCCGCAGTGCGGCGCGATGTGGCGAACGGATATGTGAGCGCGGAAGCCGCGCAGGCGCAATACGGTGTCGACGCGTCATGA